Proteins co-encoded in one Candidatus Binatia bacterium genomic window:
- a CDS encoding DUF2065 domain-containing protein: protein MSDFLAAIGLFFAIEGILFAAFPMTAKQAMAAALGISDSRLRLTGLVSAALGVVIVWLVRG from the coding sequence ATGTCCGACTTCCTGGCCGCGATCGGATTGTTCTTCGCGATCGAAGGTATTCTCTTTGCCGCATTCCCGATGACCGCGAAGCAAGCGATGGCTGCGGCACTTGGCATATCGGATAGCCGATTGCGCCTTACCGGCCTTGTTTCTGCGGCGCTCGGCGTGGTCATCGTCTGGTTGGTGCGCGGCTGA